From one Rhizobium rosettiformans genomic stretch:
- a CDS encoding carbon-nitrogen hydrolase family protein: MLISLYQMQPLSGDVPGNIGKIAQAAMAAAEMGAELLVTPELGTSGYALGAQFEELAEGRDGSIVGALTEIAVDCGLAICAGFPERDGSQVFNSSVLVRPDGSTEFYRKSHLYGDGERAAFVPGSEAPHVFDLNGIKTGMLICYDVEFPENVRTLALAGAELILVPTALPEGIISRRVADTVVPTRAFENGVFVVYADLCGEENGLTYGGRSVILGPDGDELARAGMRETLLVAEIDPAAYDDARAQNPYLTDRRPGLYRLG, encoded by the coding sequence ATGCTGATTTCGCTCTATCAAATGCAGCCGCTTTCCGGTGATGTTCCGGGCAATATCGGCAAGATCGCGCAAGCTGCGATGGCGGCGGCGGAAATGGGCGCGGAGCTTCTGGTCACTCCCGAACTCGGCACCAGTGGATATGCACTCGGTGCGCAGTTCGAAGAGCTGGCGGAAGGGCGCGACGGTTCGATCGTTGGGGCGCTCACGGAAATTGCGGTTGATTGCGGTTTGGCGATCTGCGCAGGCTTCCCCGAGCGCGACGGCAGCCAAGTGTTCAACTCGTCTGTGCTCGTTCGGCCTGACGGCAGCACGGAATTCTATCGCAAGAGCCATCTCTATGGCGACGGCGAACGGGCTGCTTTCGTGCCAGGCTCGGAGGCGCCACATGTCTTCGATCTGAATGGTATCAAGACCGGCATGCTGATCTGCTACGATGTCGAATTCCCGGAGAATGTGAGAACGCTGGCGCTCGCCGGTGCCGAATTGATCCTCGTTCCGACCGCGTTGCCGGAAGGCATCATCAGCCGACGGGTGGCCGATACGGTTGTGCCGACACGCGCCTTCGAGAATGGCGTCTTCGTCGTCTATGCCGATCTCTGCGGAGAAGAAAATGGGCTCACCTATGGCGGTCGGTCAGTCATCCTCGGGCCGGATGGCGACGAGCTGGCGCGGGCCGGCATGCGCGAAACTCTACTTGTCGCGGAAATCGATCCCGCCGCCTATGACGACGCCCGGGCGCAAAACCCCTATCTCACCGACCGTCGGCCGGGCCTTTATCGCCTCGGCTGA
- a CDS encoding ribbon-helix-helix domain-containing protein, whose translation MRNTVQLPDDMSHWIDSLVERSNLSRDQIVEDALSQGRSLAWQEQCVSGLTEGLAEG comes from the coding sequence ATGCGCAACACGGTTCAACTCCCTGACGACATGAGCCACTGGATCGACAGTCTGGTCGAGCGGAGCAACCTATCCCGCGATCAGATCGTCGAGGATGCGCTCTCTCAGGGGCGTTCTCTTGCGTGGCAGGAGCAGTGCGTCTCAGGTTTGACGGAAGGTTTGGCGGAAGGCTGA
- the nth gene encoding endonuclease III, producing the protein MTEAKPKSSTQTLKKSNPATRRKPATRRRTAYSRAELEEIFRRFSIQRPEPKGELEHVNPFTLVVAVALSAQATDAGVNKATRALFKVADTPEKMLALGEEKVREYIKTIGLFRNKAKNVIALSQKLVDDFGSEVPRTREELVTLPGVGRKTANVVMSMAFGIPTMAVDTHILRIGNRIKLAPGKTPDEIEEILMRIIPEEYLFHAHHWLILHGRYCCKARRPECEKCVIADICKSPEKTCDVPAPLVELPPQVFNAAEE; encoded by the coding sequence ATGACTGAAGCGAAGCCGAAATCCAGCACCCAAACTTTGAAAAAGTCAAATCCTGCGACCCGTCGCAAGCCGGCGACACGCCGTCGCACAGCCTATTCGCGGGCCGAACTGGAGGAGATCTTTCGCCGCTTCTCGATCCAGAGGCCGGAGCCAAAGGGCGAGCTGGAACACGTCAACCCGTTCACGCTGGTCGTTGCCGTGGCACTGTCCGCTCAGGCGACCGACGCTGGCGTAAATAAGGCGACCCGCGCCCTCTTCAAGGTGGCCGACACGCCGGAAAAGATGCTGGCTTTGGGCGAGGAAAAGGTCCGCGAATACATTAAGACCATCGGGCTTTTCCGCAACAAGGCAAAAAACGTTATCGCGCTCTCTCAGAAGCTGGTGGACGACTTCGGAAGCGAAGTGCCACGCACACGCGAGGAACTGGTGACGCTGCCCGGGGTCGGGCGAAAGACGGCGAACGTCGTGATGTCCATGGCCTTCGGCATCCCGACCATGGCCGTCGATACGCATATTCTCAGGATCGGCAACCGCATCAAGCTCGCGCCCGGCAAGACTCCGGACGAGATCGAGGAGATCCTGATGCGGATCATCCCCGAAGAATACCTCTTCCACGCCCATCACTGGCTGATCCTGCACGGGCGCTACTGCTGTAAGGCACGGCGCCCCGAATGTGAAAAATGCGTGATCGCCGATATCTGCAAGTCGCCGGAAAAGACCTGTGACGTGCCTGCCCCGCTGGTCGAACTGCCGCCGCAGGTCTTCAACGCGGCCGAGGAGTAG
- a CDS encoding DUF2244 domain-containing protein — translation MEGNLEQAADQPIFAAELTPYRSLGRKGYRILFAVTGTVCLLHAVFFMATGAWPIGLFFGLDFLLLYGAFWLNYRAARAREEVTVSRTNLSIRKFTPAGRMTEHTFKTLWARFFVHRHDEFGITSMVVSGEGRGTDVGSFLNPDDRESFAKALTGALATAKQRI, via the coding sequence ATGGAAGGCAATCTCGAGCAGGCGGCAGATCAGCCGATTTTCGCAGCGGAACTGACACCCTACCGGTCGCTTGGCCGCAAGGGGTATCGCATCCTCTTCGCCGTCACCGGAACCGTGTGCCTCCTCCACGCGGTCTTCTTCATGGCGACCGGGGCATGGCCAATCGGATTGTTCTTCGGGCTCGACTTCCTGCTGCTCTATGGTGCCTTCTGGCTGAACTACCGTGCGGCCCGAGCCCGTGAAGAGGTGACGGTGTCTCGCACCAACCTGTCGATCCGCAAATTCACGCCGGCGGGCCGGATGACCGAACACACCTTCAAGACGCTCTGGGCGCGGTTTTTCGTGCACCGCCATGATGAGTTTGGCATCACATCAATGGTGGTGAGCGGCGAGGGCCGAGGTACTGATGTCGGCTCCTTCCTCAACCCGGATGATCGCGAAAGCTTTGCCAAGGCCCTCACTGGGGCACTTGCGACGGCCAAGCAGCGGATCTGA
- a CDS encoding methylated-DNA--[protein]-cysteine S-methyltransferase, which translates to MTLAQQIDLSGSTDITPDGSDYETVRRVIEMLTLDYQSQPSLEVIAERLGQSPTQLQKTFTRWAGLSPKAFLQAVTLDHAKRLLGREELPLLETSLELGLSGPGRLHDLFVTHEAMSPGEWKARGAGLTIRYGYHPSPFGLALVMITERGLAGLAFADEGGEVVCFDDMAQRWPNAHYVEDIEATAPYAARVFHPERWSAEEPLRVVLIGSDFQIRVWESLLQIPLGKAVTYSDIAQKIGQPTASRAVGAAVGRNPISFVVPCHRALGKSGALTGYHWGLTRKRAMLGWEAGKG; encoded by the coding sequence ATGACGCTTGCGCAACAGATCGACCTTTCCGGCTCTACCGACATCACGCCTGATGGCTCTGACTATGAGACCGTGCGGCGGGTGATCGAGATGCTGACGCTCGACTATCAGAGCCAGCCATCGCTGGAGGTCATCGCCGAGCGGCTCGGCCAGTCCCCGACACAATTGCAGAAGACGTTTACGCGCTGGGCGGGGCTTAGCCCCAAAGCCTTCCTGCAGGCTGTGACGCTCGACCATGCCAAGCGGCTGCTGGGGCGCGAGGAACTGCCGCTTCTCGAGACCTCTCTTGAACTCGGCCTCTCCGGCCCCGGTCGTCTCCATGATCTGTTCGTCACGCATGAGGCCATGAGCCCTGGCGAATGGAAGGCGCGTGGGGCAGGTCTCACCATCCGCTATGGCTACCACCCGTCGCCCTTCGGACTGGCGCTTGTCATGATCACCGAGCGCGGGCTGGCTGGGCTCGCCTTTGCTGATGAAGGCGGCGAGGTCGTCTGTTTCGACGACATGGCACAGCGCTGGCCAAATGCGCACTATGTCGAGGATATCGAGGCTACGGCGCCTTATGCCGCCCGTGTCTTCCATCCCGAGCGCTGGTCGGCGGAGGAACCCTTGCGCGTCGTGCTGATCGGCTCCGACTTCCAGATCCGTGTGTGGGAAAGCCTTCTGCAGATCCCGCTCGGCAAGGCCGTCACCTATTCCGACATCGCCCAGAAAATCGGCCAGCCGACGGCCAGCCGCGCCGTGGGTGCGGCCGTCGGACGCAATCCGATCTCGTTCGTCGTGCCGTGTCACCGGGCGCTCGGCAAGAGCGGAGCCCTGACCGGTTATCACTGGGGGCTGACCCGCAAGCGGGCCATGCTCGGCTGGGAGGCGGGGAAGGGGTGA
- a CDS encoding type II toxin-antitoxin system RelE/ParE family toxin, whose amino-acid sequence MRIVWTRRYLRELAAIGDYLFERNPAAAARLVRSTHSRTQRLLMQNAFLGRCGEIEGNRELVLADLEYIVAYRVRDDRVEVLFVLHGARAWPE is encoded by the coding sequence ATACGTATCGTCTGGACGCGGCGTTATCTTCGAGAACTGGCGGCCATCGGCGATTACCTCTTTGAGCGCAATCCCGCGGCGGCTGCCCGCCTCGTGCGCTCGACTCACTCCCGCACGCAGCGCCTACTGATGCAGAATGCCTTTCTCGGACGCTGCGGCGAGATTGAAGGCAACCGAGAACTGGTGTTGGCCGATCTTGAATACATCGTCGCCTACCGAGTGCGGGACGATCGTGTCGAAGTTCTCTTCGTTCTGCATGGCGCCCGCGCCTGGCCAGAGTAG
- a CDS encoding sulfate transporter family protein, with protein MIFDAALMSLRNLFAPETRTVFWKTLGLTILVLIGLWFGLRETFIAFIMPLIQGVVPELPDWAGWLTFIFGILASIGLALGLALLLSPVTAIIAGLFLDDVAEVVEKRDYPSDPSGTAMPMGQAIVASIKFFGVVIVGNLFALMLLFIPGINIIAFFLVNGYLLGREFFEFAAMRFRSVEEAKLLRSRHSGTVFMAGLVIALFLAVPIVNLLTPLFAAGLMVHLHKALAARDGARSVSATPRPR; from the coding sequence ATGATTTTCGACGCTGCCCTGATGTCGCTGCGCAATCTGTTTGCCCCGGAGACCCGCACCGTCTTCTGGAAGACGCTCGGCCTCACGATCCTTGTTTTGATCGGCCTTTGGTTCGGGCTGCGCGAGACTTTCATCGCTTTCATCATGCCCCTCATCCAGGGCGTCGTCCCGGAACTGCCGGATTGGGCGGGCTGGCTGACCTTCATCTTCGGCATTCTGGCCAGCATCGGGCTGGCACTTGGTCTTGCGCTGTTACTATCGCCGGTTACCGCGATCATCGCCGGTCTGTTTCTCGACGATGTCGCAGAAGTCGTCGAGAAGCGCGACTACCCCAGCGATCCGTCCGGCACGGCGATGCCGATGGGCCAGGCGATCGTCGCCTCGATCAAGTTCTTCGGCGTGGTCATCGTCGGCAATCTCTTCGCGCTGATGCTGCTCTTCATCCCGGGCATCAACATCATCGCCTTCTTCCTGGTGAACGGTTACCTGCTCGGTCGGGAATTCTTCGAGTTCGCTGCCATGCGCTTCCGGAGTGTCGAAGAGGCGAAGCTCTTGCGTTCGCGGCATTCCGGCACGGTGTTCATGGCGGGCCTCGTGATCGCGCTTTTCCTGGCCGTGCCGATCGTCAACCTACTCACGCCTTTGTTCGCCGCCGGTCTGATGGTGCATCTGCACAAGGCGCTCGCCGCGCGGGATGGCGCTCGCTCGGTGAGCGCTACTCCTCGGCCGCGTTGA
- a CDS encoding sugar-binding transcriptional regulator — MAKLRREYHTTLSDASGLRIRAAWLYYNEGLTQKDVADRLGISRSTVIRMLEEARKRAEVQIWISDGVADCVDLAVRLEKAYGLDEAIVVPSPESKDAASIAKAVGLALGQFLTETITNDMTIGVGWGRTMTTSLAGFRPPNRENCKVVSLLGGIVAVRQTNPIDYTWRLASQLGAECYMFLAPLLVDSIATKRALIEECGLKAIYDLAENLDLAIVSCGDIGPHSTSLSEGFISHHTLMELVDAGCVCDTMFNFLDTEGNSVAHPINERVMSVDLDTLKKAKHIVLSSGGAHRAKAIRATIRRIGCNTLITDEAAARELLGLAS; from the coding sequence TTGGCCAAACTCAGACGCGAATACCACACGACCCTGTCGGATGCGAGCGGACTGCGCATCCGGGCTGCCTGGCTCTATTACAACGAGGGCCTGACGCAGAAGGACGTGGCAGATCGTCTCGGCATAAGCCGCTCGACCGTCATCCGGATGCTGGAGGAAGCCCGAAAGCGGGCGGAAGTGCAGATCTGGATCAGCGATGGCGTCGCCGATTGTGTCGACCTCGCGGTCAGGCTTGAAAAGGCCTACGGCCTCGACGAAGCCATCGTCGTGCCCTCGCCCGAGAGCAAGGACGCCGCTTCGATCGCCAAGGCCGTTGGGCTCGCGCTTGGCCAGTTCCTGACCGAGACCATCACCAATGACATGACCATCGGCGTCGGCTGGGGCCGCACCATGACCACCTCGCTTGCCGGTTTCCGCCCTCCGAACCGAGAGAATTGCAAGGTCGTCTCGCTGCTCGGCGGCATCGTTGCCGTGCGCCAGACCAACCCGATCGACTATACCTGGCGGCTGGCAAGCCAGCTCGGCGCGGAATGCTACATGTTCCTCGCCCCGCTGCTGGTCGATTCCATCGCGACCAAGCGCGCCCTGATCGAGGAATGCGGATTGAAGGCGATCTACGACCTTGCCGAAAACCTTGACCTTGCCATCGTCTCCTGCGGCGACATCGGCCCGCATTCCACTTCGCTCTCGGAAGGCTTCATCAGCCACCACACCTTGATGGAGCTGGTCGACGCAGGCTGCGTCTGCGACACCATGTTCAACTTCCTGGATACGGAGGGAAACTCCGTTGCCCACCCGATCAACGAGCGCGTGATGTCTGTCGATTTGGACACGCTGAAGAAGGCCAAGCACATCGTGTTGTCTTCAGGCGGCGCACATCGTGCGAAGGCCATCCGCGCCACGATCCGGCGGATTGGGTGCAATACGTTGATCACCGATGAGGCGGCAGCGAGGGAGTTGCTGGGGTTGGCGAGCTAG
- the tal gene encoding transaldolase has protein sequence MTSKLEQLRSMTTVVADTGDIEAVRRLKPVDCTTNPSIVLKALGTDAFQDAFQEAITWGKAKGGKDDAVIGAIADRMAISVGAALAELVPGRVSTEVDADLSFDTKASVDKAHQIIAGYKERGIEKDRILIKLASTWEGIRAAEVLQKEGIDCNLTLLFSKAQAIACAEAKVFLISPFVGRILDWYKKSTGEDYTSETDPGVVSVRSIYNYYKANGIGTIVMGASFRNAGEIEALAGCDRLTISPQLLDELNADQGTLARALSPDTVKAEPHVSLDEKAFRWAMNQDAMATEKLAEGIRGFAKDMDTLRGQIAKALAA, from the coding sequence ATGACCTCGAAACTCGAACAGCTTCGTTCCATGACAACCGTGGTCGCCGATACCGGTGACATCGAGGCCGTCCGCCGTCTGAAGCCGGTCGATTGCACCACGAACCCGTCGATCGTCTTGAAGGCGCTCGGCACCGATGCCTTCCAGGATGCGTTTCAGGAAGCCATCACCTGGGGCAAGGCCAAGGGTGGCAAGGATGATGCCGTGATCGGCGCGATCGCCGACCGCATGGCGATCTCTGTCGGTGCTGCCTTGGCTGAGCTCGTTCCGGGCCGCGTGTCGACCGAAGTCGATGCAGACCTCTCGTTCGACACCAAGGCATCCGTCGACAAGGCGCATCAGATCATTGCTGGCTACAAGGAGCGCGGCATCGAGAAGGATCGCATCCTGATCAAGCTCGCCTCCACATGGGAAGGCATCCGGGCTGCCGAAGTGCTGCAGAAGGAAGGCATCGACTGCAATCTGACGCTGCTCTTCTCCAAGGCCCAGGCGATTGCATGTGCCGAAGCCAAGGTCTTCCTGATTTCGCCCTTCGTCGGCCGTATCCTCGACTGGTACAAGAAGTCGACCGGTGAGGACTACACGTCCGAGACCGATCCGGGCGTCGTCTCCGTCCGCTCGATCTACAATTACTACAAGGCAAACGGCATCGGCACCATCGTCATGGGCGCCTCGTTCCGCAATGCCGGCGAAATCGAAGCCTTGGCCGGTTGCGACCGCCTGACCATCAGCCCGCAGCTGCTCGACGAACTGAATGCGGACCAGGGCACGCTTGCCAGGGCGCTGTCGCCCGACACGGTCAAGGCTGAGCCGCATGTCTCGCTCGATGAAAAGGCCTTCCGCTGGGCGATGAACCAGGACGCGATGGCGACCGAGAAGTTGGCCGAAGGCATTCGCGGGTTTGCCAAGGATATGGATACGCTGCGCGGCCAGATCGCCAAGGCGCTTGCCGCCTGA